A genomic stretch from Perognathus longimembris pacificus isolate PPM17 chromosome 5, ASM2315922v1, whole genome shotgun sequence includes:
- the Ssr3 gene encoding translocon-associated protein subunit gamma, translated as MAPKGGAKQQSEEDLLLQDFSRNLSAKSSALFFGNAFIVSAIPIWLYWRIWHMDLIQSAVLYSVMTLVSTYLVAFAYKNVKFVLKHKVAQKREDAVSKEVTRKLSEADNRKMSRKEKDERILWKKNEVADYEATTFSIFYNNTLFLVLVIVASFFILKNFNPTVNYILSISASSGLIALLSTGSK; from the exons ATGGCTCCCAAGGGCGGCGCCAAGCAGCAGTCGGAGGAGGACCTGCTCCTGCAGGACTTCAGCCGCAACCTCTCGGCCAAGTCCTCGGCGCTCTTCTTCGGGAACGCCTTCATCGTGTCGGCCATCCCCATCT GGTTGTACTGGCGAatatggcacatggatctcattcagtccgCCGTTCTCTATAGTGTAATGACCCTTGTGAGCACCTACCTAGTGGCCTTTGCATACAAGAACGTCAAATTTGTTCTCAAGCACAA AGTAGCACAGAAGAGGGAGGATGCTGTTTCCAAAGAAGTGACTCGAAAACTTTCCGAAGCTGACAATAGAAAGATGTCTCGAAAGGAAAAGGATGAAAG AATCCTGTGGAAGAAGAATGAGGTTGCTGATTATGAAGCAACCACCTTTTCCATCTTCTACAACAACACCCTGTTCCTAGTCCTGGTCATCGTGGCCTCCTTTTTCATACTGAAGAACTTCAACCCCACGGT GAACTACATCTTGTCCATCAGCGCTTCATCAGGACTCATCGCCCTCCTGTCAACTGGCTCCAAGTAA